In Rhipicephalus microplus isolate Deutch F79 chromosome 9, USDA_Rmic, whole genome shotgun sequence, one genomic interval encodes:
- the LOC142772091 gene encoding uncharacterized protein LOC142772091 — translation MPNKCCVPGCTGNYKTGKKIQVFSFPKDADALKQWLRAIPRKDFVPTSCTKVCADHFDASCIEKTTSYTDPRTGRVIEVALPVPRLRPGSVPTVFPGCPSYLSVRDQSTRETPDAKRSRQEASQLARAVEESLASHEAEQERDRFSSLEELRARLQGVSVSPKWTVIHKEECSMFLNIIDYREPCLNASLTVFANLEVFACYQGSPIKNLGSAVVPDSVQKVSSLLEILNNLSMLSEERCTYRHLAQAIHSLLDKLEASIDEGKKETVNFMKEQLLLLSAKRIQYSAQVMVFACILRTISPHAYKFLRSTGALTLPHPSTIRNVCSSIQMCPQVDSSDDTFLQYVSQRFKHLQAHEQFVLF, via the exons atgccgaataagtgttgtgtacccggatgcaccggcaactacaaaacaggaaagaagatacaagtgttttccttccctaaagacgccgacgctctcaaacaatggctacgcgccattcctaggaaggacttcgtgccgacttcgtgcactaag gtgtgcgcggatcatttcgacgcttcatgcatcgagaagacgacatcgtacacggatccaaggacagggagagttattgaagttgcactcccagtaccacggttgcgtcctggatctgtcccaacggtatttcccggctgtccgtcctacctatcagtacgagaccagagcacgagagaaacccctgacgccaagaggagccgacaagaagcctcccaactcgcccgtgctgtagaagagtcgctggcgtcacatgaagcggagcaagaacgagaccggttttcgtccctcgaagaactaagggctcgcctgcaaggggtgtcagtgtctccgaagtggactgtgattcataaagaagagtgctccatgtttttgaacattatcgactatcgtgaaccttgtttgaatgcgtcattgaccgtgtttgcaaaccttgaagtctttgcctgctatcaaggttcaccaatcaagaaccttggtagcgctgttgtaccagactcagttcaaaaagtaagttccttgttggaaattttgaacaacctgtcgatgctgtctgaggagcgctgcacttatcgccacctggctcaagcaatacattcccttctggacaaattggaagccagcattgatgaaggcaagaaagagacggtgaactttatgaaggagcagctactactcctttctgcaaagcgcattcagtatagcgcacaggtgatggtctttgcatgcatcttgcgtacaatatcaccacatgcctacaagttcctgagaagcacaggtgcactaactttgccccacccaagcactattagaaatgtgtgctcgtctattcaaatgtgcccacaagttgattcttctgacgacactttccttcagtatgtgtctcagagattcaaacatctgcaggcacatgaacaatttgttttgttttga